One stretch of Cetobacterium sp. NK01 DNA includes these proteins:
- a CDS encoding AEC family transporter — MLDTILNSIVPVFFVIALGWFSGKKKIVSIEHKKAFADYVMMFSFPLHLFIGSAKANPKTLLDIRIISSFALALMGLYVISFLIQKHIFKYDSRKAAQGSIVCAFPNMAFMGIPVLTSLIGPEALISVAIGNVITSVFMIPITTIILESKDATASPIKIIKSSLINCMKKPLIIAPILGLLCSVFHIEVPKVIFHSFELIGKSTSGVSLFSLGLIMASYKIVLSGQVYFNIFMKNILQPILMSGLIVLFHLKGIMAKEILLLCAMPTATISTMFGLKYGVSEVESSSSAIVGTIFSIVTLSFLISFIL; from the coding sequence GTGTTAGATACGATATTAAATTCTATTGTACCAGTATTTTTTGTAATCGCTTTAGGGTGGTTTTCTGGAAAAAAGAAAATTGTTTCAATAGAACATAAAAAGGCTTTTGCTGACTATGTAATGATGTTCAGTTTCCCGCTACATCTTTTTATTGGTAGTGCTAAAGCTAATCCTAAGACTCTTTTAGATATTAGAATAATATCTTCATTTGCTTTAGCTTTAATGGGACTTTATGTAATTTCATTTCTTATTCAAAAGCATATTTTTAAATATGATTCAAGAAAAGCTGCACAAGGTTCAATTGTATGTGCATTCCCTAATATGGCATTTATGGGGATTCCAGTATTAACATCTTTAATTGGACCGGAAGCTTTAATCTCTGTTGCAATTGGTAACGTTATAACAAGTGTTTTTATGATTCCTATAACTACAATTATATTAGAATCAAAAGATGCTACAGCAAGTCCTATAAAAATAATTAAATCAAGTTTAATCAACTGTATGAAAAAGCCATTAATTATAGCTCCCATATTAGGATTACTTTGTTCTGTATTTCATATTGAAGTACCTAAGGTTATTTTTCATTCTTTTGAGCTTATCGGGAAAAGTACATCAGGAGTTTCATTATTTTCTTTAGGATTAATTATGGCTAGTTATAAAATTGTTTTATCAGGACAAGTTTATTTCAATATATTTATGAAAAATATATTACAACCTATTTTAATGAGTGGTTTAATTGTTTTATTTCATTTAAAGGGTATTATGGCTAAGGAAATTTTACTACTATGCGCTATGCCAACAGCTACAATTTCAACAATGTTTGGATTAAAATATGGAGTTTCAGAAGTTGAAAGTTCTAGTTCTGCAATAGTTGGAACAATTTTCTCTATTGTAACACTTAGTTTTTTAATATCATTTATACTTTAA
- a CDS encoding response regulator — protein MIYKVLIVEDDPMVASINKIFLEKYSNLEVIDIVKSEAAVLEVLEKTKIDLILCDVYLGESNGIEILKKIRNKNILTDIIFITALNESNKIKEAIAFGAIDFLIKPYSQNRLDSAIIKFFKKNEILIKSVMIQEEYDEYFAFDSNQLEFPKGINKKTLDKIEFFLNENRKKWWNANKLSEHLNISTVTLNKYLKYLVSINKLIINTSYGEIGRPENFYKYQN, from the coding sequence ATGATATACAAGGTATTAATTGTTGAAGATGATCCTATGGTTGCATCTATAAATAAAATATTTTTAGAGAAATATAGCAATTTAGAAGTTATAGATATAGTTAAGAGTGAGGCAGCTGTATTAGAAGTTTTAGAAAAAACTAAAATTGATTTAATTCTTTGTGATGTTTATTTAGGTGAAAGCAATGGAATTGAAATATTAAAAAAAATTAGGAATAAAAATATATTAACAGATATTATTTTTATTACGGCATTAAATGAGTCTAATAAAATAAAAGAGGCAATTGCATTTGGTGCTATAGATTTTTTAATAAAACCATATAGTCAAAATAGATTAGATTCAGCTATAATAAAATTTTTTAAAAAAAATGAGATACTTATAAAATCTGTAATGATTCAAGAAGAGTATGATGAATATTTTGCCTTTGACTCAAATCAATTAGAATTTCCAAAGGGGATAAATAAAAAAACTTTAGATAAAATTGAGTTTTTTTTAAATGAAAACAGGAAAAAATGGTGGAATGCTAATAAACTTTCTGAGCATCTTAATATAAGTACGGTAACTTTAAATAAATATTTAAAATATTTGGTTTCTATAAATAAATTGATTATAAATACATCTTATGGAGAGATTGGAAGACCTGAAAATTTTTATAAATATCAAAATTAA